The following are encoded in a window of Manihot esculenta cultivar AM560-2 chromosome 8, M.esculenta_v8, whole genome shotgun sequence genomic DNA:
- the LOC110608148 gene encoding LOW QUALITY PROTEIN: probable LRR receptor-like serine/threonine-protein kinase At3g47570 (The sequence of the model RefSeq protein was modified relative to this genomic sequence to represent the inferred CDS: inserted 1 base in 1 codon) yields MNSGLESATAAATRGNETDILALLDFKNLITQDPLRVMSSWNDSVHFCNWIGVSCSSSNDRVITLNLNSKKLAGSIPPSIRNLTHLTVINLYENSFSGELPQEMGRLWRLQQLNLTYNSFVGKIPSNLSHCKELTQLSSLSKLVVFGFGGNNLTGNIPTWIGNFSSLFALSLAVNNFVGNIPNELGRLSSLGIFQLYGNYLSGTIPSSIYNLSSIYYFSVAQNQLRGQLPQDIGLTLPKLRVFGGGVNNFTGVFPVSLSNVSGLQVLDFAQNSLTGNIPRNLKNLKSLYRLNFDENNLGHCEIDDLNFLSSLANCSLEVLGLAQYHYSGELPSSIGNLSTNLQIFTIGRNLIHGSISVGIENLVNLYSLGLEAGYNSNYLSGNVPSAIGKLQNLGALYLNLNRFSGSIPPFIGNLTRLTRLFMEENRFEGSIPDSLGNCKNLQNLNLSSNNLNGSIPKQVIGLSSLSISVVMSNNSLTGSIPSEVGNLRNLVELDLSQNKLFGEIPCSLGSCASLERLHLQGNKLGFVTEQFRXSSNNMSGEIPEFLSKLRDLKYLNLSFNDFEGEVSGEAIFSNASAVSIIGNDKLCGGIPDLHLPSCSKKKKEKPLNLKVIISVTIAVVFAIAILCSVVIFCMTNSKAPPSEDRHVGMSYSEIVKSTNGFSAENLIGSGSFGSVYKGTLSDDGKMVAIKVMNLQQRGASKSFIDECDALRSIRHRNLLRIITACSTIDHQGNDFKCLVFEFMANGSLDKWLHPRVDEQDQTKRLSFIQRLNIAIDIASALDYLHHNCETPIVHCDLKPSNVLLDEDMTAHVGDFGLATFLLESSNNPSKSEAISVVLKGSIGYIPPEYGLNVQVSALGDVYSFGILLLEMFTGRRPTDDMFKDDLSIHKFVAMALPEHAMDVIDPTMLDDETADDETNEEKAIITNSNARGNASRTQECIVSAMRIGVSCSSSSPGERMAMSSVVNKLHDIRDSFLRSKSSRWKKYE; encoded by the exons ATGAACTCCGGCTTGGAATCTGCAACAGCAGCTGCTACTCGTGGGAATGAGACTGACATACTCGCTTTGCTCGACTTCAAGAATCTGATAACTCAAGATCCTCTTCGAGTCATGAGTTCCTGGAATGATTCTGTCCATTTCTGCAATTGGATTGGTGTTTCATGCAGCTCGTCCAACGATAGAGTAATAACTTTGAACTTGAATTCTAAAAAATTGGCTGGTTCTATACCACCTTCTATAAGAAACCTCACCCATCTGACTGTAATCAACTTGTACGAAAATAGCTTTTCTGGTGAGCTTCCCCAAGAAATGGGACGTCTATGGCGGTTGCAGCAATTAAATTTGACCTACAATTCCTTTGTCGGGAAAATTCCAtctaatctcagtcactgtaagGAACTTACA CAGCTTAGCTCACTGTCGAAGTTGGTTGTCTTTGGTTTCGGCGGGAATAATCTTACAGGAAACATTCCGACATGGATAGGGAACTTCTCTTCTCTGTTTGCTCTTTCACTTGCCGTGAATAATTTTGTCGGAAACATACCAAATGAGCTCGGACGGCTTTCAAGCTTGGGCATTTTTCAACTTTATGGCAATTATCTTTCGGGTACAATCCCTTCTTCAATTTATAATCTCTCTTCTATATACTACTTCTCTGTCGCTCAAAACCAGCTTCGTGGCCAATTACCACAAGATATTGGCCTTACGCTTCCTAAACTAAGAGTGTTTGGTGGTGGTGTTAACAATTTTACAGGGGTGTTTCCTGTATCATTGTCAAATGTTTCTGGACTTCAAGTGCTTGATTTTGCTCAAAACAGTCTCACTGGAAATATTCCCAGGAATCTAAAGAACTTGAAAAGCTTATATAGACTCAATTTTGATGAAAATAACTTGGGACATTGTGAAATTGATGACTTGAATTTCCTTAGTTCTTTGGCTAACTGCAGTTTAGAGGTTTTGGGTCTGGCACAATATCATTATTCAGGAGAATTGCCCAGCTCCATAGGTAACCTTTCAACCAATTTACAAATATTCACTATAGGAAGGAATCTGATTCATGGAAGCATTTCTGTTGGGATTGAGAACCTAGTTAACTTGTACAGTCTGGGATTGGAAg ccgggtataaCAGTAACTATCTCAGTGGAAATGTTCCATCTGCCATTGGGAAACTGCAAAATTTAGGAGCCCTGTATTTGAATCTTAACAGATTCTCTGGATCAATCCCACCCTTCATAGGGAACTTGACTAGATTGACTAGGCTTTTCATGGAGGAAAACAGATTTGAAGGTAGCATACCTGATAGTCTAGGGAACtgcaaaaatcttcaaaacttaAACCTCTCGAGTAATAATCTTAATGGAAGCATACCCAAACAGGTCATTGGTCTTTCTTCCCTCTCAATTTCTGTGGTCATGTCTAATAATTCCTTGACTGGTTCCATACCATCAGAAGTAGGTAACTTGCGCAATCTCGTGGAGTTGGATTTGTCACAGAACAAACTGTTTGGTGAAATTCCTTGCTCACTTGGCAGCTGTGCTAGTTTGGAACGCTTGCATTTGCAGGGTAATAAACTTGGATTTGTCACAGAACAATTCC AGTCAAGCAATAACATGTCCGGCGAAATTCCTGAATTTCTCAGCAAGTTACGGGATCTCAAGTATCTCAATCTTTCCTTCAATGATTTTGAGGGAGAGGTGTCAGGAGAAGCAATATTTTCAAATGCCAGTGCCGTTTCAATCATTGGAAACGATAAGCTCTGCGGTGGTATCCCAGATTTACATTTGCCTTCATGCtccaagaaaaagaaagaaaagcctCTGAACCTCAAGGTGATAATCTCTGTAACAATTGCGGTTGTATTTGCAATTGCAATATTATGTTCTGTTGTCATTTTCTGTATGACTAATTCCAAAGCACCTCCTTCTGAGGATAGGCATGTGGGTATGTCTTACTCAGAAATTGTGAAATCAACTAATGGCTTCTCTGCTGAAAATTTGATTGGATCGGGGAGTTTTGGTTCTGTATATAAAGGaactctctctgatgatggaaAAATGGTTGCCATTAAGGTCATGAACCTCCAACAACGAGGTGCTTCAAAGAGTTTCATTGATGAATGTGATGCATTGAGAAGCATACGACATCGTAATCTCCTAAGAATTATCACTGCGTGCTCAACCATTGATCATCAAGGCAATGACTTTAAATGTCTGGTTTTTGAGTTCATGGCAAATGGAAGTCTGGACAAATGGTTGCATCCTAGAGTAGATGAGCAAGATCAAACTAAAAGATTAAGCTTTATCCAGAGATTGAATATAGCCATTGACATTGCTTCTGCATTGGATTATTTACATCACAACTGTGAAACTCCAATTGTTCATTGTGATCTAAAGCCAAGCAATGTACTCCTCGATGAAGACATGACAGCCCACGTTGGCGATTTTGGATTGGCAACGTTCCTTCTTGAATCATCAAACAATCCCTCCAAAAGTGAAGCAATTTCAGTTGTATTAAAGGGCTCAATTGGCTACATCCCTCCAg AGTATGGATTGAATGTCCAAGTCTCTGCACTTGGAGATGTTTATAGTTTCGGGATACTGTTGCTGGAGATGTTTACAGGTAGAAGGCCTACTGATGACATGTTCAAAGATGATCTAAGCATTCACAAATTTGTTGCCATGGCTTTGCCTGAACATGCCATGGATGTTATTGACCCAACAATGCTTGATGACGAAACTGCTGATGATGAGACAAATGAAGAAAAGGCAATAATCACAAACAGTAATGCACGGGGCAATGCAAGTAGAACACAAGAATGCATAGTCTCTGCCATGAGAATTGGAGTCTCCTGTTCTTCGAGCTCACCTGGAGAGCGAATGGCTATGAGCTCTGTTGTCAACAAATTGCATGACATTAGAGATTCCTTTCTCAGATCAAAAAGCAGTAGGTGGAAGAAGTATGAATAA